One genomic region from Prunus persica cultivar Lovell chromosome G3, Prunus_persica_NCBIv2, whole genome shotgun sequence encodes:
- the LOC18784268 gene encoding coatomer subunit beta'-2 gives MPLSLTIEKEFAQNSERVKSVDQHPTEPWILVSLYSGTLCIWNYQSQTMEKSFKVTESPVRSAKFIARENWIVTAADDKYIRIYNYDTMEKIKEYEAHTDYIRSVAVHPTLPYLLSCSDDKVIKLWDWEKDWSCTQIFVGHSHYVMQVAFNPKDTNTFASASLDGTIKIWNIGSPTAEFTLDGHSKGVNCIDYFSCGDKPYLLSGSDDFTAKVWDIETKSCVQTLEGHEHNVTAVCVHAELPIIITVSEDGNIHIWNATTFRLENKLNYGLERVWAIGQLKGSNKVAFGFDKGTIVVKMNGSHTWDSVDLQA, from the exons ATG CCTCTTTCACTAACTATTGAG AAAGAATTTGCTCAAAACTCAGAAAGGGTTAAATCTGTGGATCAACATCCAACTGAGCCATG GATTCTAGTAAGTTTGTATTCAGGAACTCTTTGTATCTGGAACTACCAGTCACAG ACCATGGAGAAGTCCTTCAAGGTCACTGAGTCACCAG TGAGGTCAGCCAAGTTCATAGCACGCGAAAACTGGATTGTAACTGCGGCTGATGACAAGTACATTCGCATATACAACTATGATACGATGGaaaagatcaaagaatatGAAGCACACACAGACTATATCAGGAGTGTTGCTGTCCATCCCACTCTACCATATCTGTTGTCATGTTCTGATGACAAGGTTATAAAGCTTTGGGATTGGGAGAAGGATTGGTCATGTACTCAGATCTTCGTGGGGCATTCGCACTATGTGATGCAAGTGGCATTTAATCCGAAAGACACCAATACTTTTGCTAGTGCATCGCTTGATGGCACCATTAAG ATATGGAACATTGGTTCTCCTACAGCAGAGTTTACCTTAGATGGCCACTCAAAAGGAGTTAATTGCATCGATTACTTCAGTTGCGGGGATAAACCATATCTATTGAGTGGCTCTGACGACTTTACTGCTAAG GTATGGGACATTGAAACCAAAAGTTGTGTGCAAACTCTAGAAGGTCATGAGCACAATGTAACAGCTGTATGTGTTCATGCTGAGCTTCCCATAATAATTACAGTTTCTGAGGATGGGAACATTCACATATGGAATGCAACCACTTTTAG GCTAGAGAACAAATTGAACTATGGTCTTGAAAGAGTATGGGCCATTGGACAGTTGAAAGGATCAAACAa GGTTGCATTTGGTTTTGACAAAGGAACCATTGTGGTTAAAATGAATGGCTCTCATACTTGGGATTCTGTTGACCTCCAAGCTTAG
- the LOC18784083 gene encoding coatomer subunit beta'-2 isoform X2, protein MPLRLEIKRKLAQRSERVKSVDLHPTEPWILASLYSGTVCIWNYQTQTMAKSFEVTELPVRSAKFIARKQWVVAGADDMFIRVYNYNTMDKVKVFEAHTDYIRCVAVHPTLPYVLSSSDDMLIKLWDWDKGWVCTQIFEGHSHYVMQVTFNPKDTNTFASASLDRTIKIWNLGSPDPNFTLDAHQKGVNCVDYFTGGDKPYLITGSDDHTAKVWDYQTKSCVQTLDGHTHNVSAVCFHPELPIIITGSEDGTVRIWHSTTYRLENTLNYGLERVWAIGYMKSSRRVVIGYDEGTIMVKLGREVPVASMDNSGKIIWAKHNEIQTVNIKSVGADFEVTDGERLPLAVKELGTCDLYPQSLKHNPNGRFVVVCGDGEYIIYTALAWRNRSFGSALEFAWSSDGEYAVRESTSKIKIFTKNFQEKRSIRPTFSAEHIHGGTLLAMCSNDFICFYDWAECRLIRRIDVNVKNLYWADSGDLVAIASDTSFYILKYNRDIVSSYLDSGRPVDEQGVEDAFELLHEMNERVRTGLWVGDCFIYNNSAWRLNYCVGGEVTTMFHLDRPMYLLGYLANQSRVYLIDKEFNVIGYTLLLSLIEYKTLVMRGDLERANEVLPSIPKEHHNSVARFLESRGMIEEALEVATDPDYRFELAIQLGRLEIAKEIATEVQSESKWKQLGELAMSTGKLDMAEECLKHAMDLSGLLLLYSSLGDAEGIAKLATLAKEQGKNNVAFLCLFMLGRLEECLELLVASNRIPEAALMARSYLPGKVSEIVAIWRKDLSKVNPKAAESLADPEEYPNLFDDWQVALSVESRAAEKRGVYPPAEEYVNHVDKAHITLVEAFRNLQVDEEEPLENGEANHEVSEQNGEQNGEQTAEEQTAEEQYGEEGSQEEAVVVDADSTDGAVLINVLTPRH, encoded by the exons ATG CCTCTCAGACTGGAAATCAAG AGAAAACTTGCTCAAAGATCAGAGAGAGTAAAATCTGTGGATCTACATCCAACAGAGCCATG GATTTTGGCGAGTTTATATTCAGGAACTGTGTGTATTTGGAACTACCAGACACAG ACCATGGCTAAATCTTTTGAGGTCACAGAGTTACCAG TTAGGTCAGCCAAATTTATCGCACGCAAGCAATGGGTTGTTGCTGGAGCTGATGACATGTTCATTCGTGTATACAATTACAATACAATGGATAAAGTTAAAGTATTTGAGGCACATACAGACTACATTAGGTGTGTTGCTGTCCATCCAACACTCCCATATGTGCTATCATCATCTGATGATATGCTTATCAAGCTCTGGGATTGGGACAAGGGTTGGGTTTGCACGCAGATATTTGAAGGACATTCCCATTATGTCATGCAAGTGACATTTAATCCAAAAGATACCAACACATTCGCAAGTGCATCTCTTGATCGCACCATAAAG ATTTGGAATCTAGGTTCCCCAGACCCAAATTTTACATTGGATGCCCATCAGAAAGGAGTAAATTGTGTTGATTACTTTACGGGTGGTGATAAGCCTTATCTAATTACTGGTTCTGATGATCACACTGCTAAG GTGTGGGACTATCAAACCAAAAGTTGTGTCCAGACACTTGACGGCCATACACACAATGTTTCTGCTGTATGTTTTCATCCTGAACTTCCTATAATAATAACAGGGTCTGAGGATGGAACAGTTCGAATATGGCATTCAACTACTTACAG GCTTGAGAACACATTGAATTATGGGCTTGAAAGAGTTTGGGCTATTGGATACATGAAGAGTTCAAGGCG GGTTGTAATTGGGTACGATGAAGGAACCATTATGGTAAAACTTGGGCGTGAAGTACCTGTTGCAAGTATGGACAATAGTGGAAAGATCATTTGGGCTAAGCATAATGAAATTCAAACCGTGAACATTAAGAGTGTGGGAGCTGATTTTGAG GTTACTGATGGAGAGAGATTGCCTTTGGCCGTTAAGGAGTTGGGTACATGTGATCTTTACCCTCAG AGCTTAAAGCATAATCCCAATGGgaggtttgttgttgtttgtggAGATGGAGAGTACATTATATATACTGCTTTGGCCTGGAGAAATCGGTCATTTGGTTCTGCTTTGGAATTTGCTTGGTCATCTGATGGAGAATATGCTGTTAGAGAGAGCACATCTAAGATTAAGATTTTCACCAAAAACTTCcag GAGAAGAGGAGTATTCGACCTACATTTTCGGCTGAACATATTCATGGGGGAACTTTATTGGCGATGTGCTCAAATGATTTCATATGTTTTTATGATTGGGCTGAATGCAGGTTGATTCGGCGAATTGATGTAAATGTGAAA AATCTCTATTGGGCTGATAGTGGTGATTTAGTGGCTATTGCCAGTGACACCTCGTTCTATATTCTGAAGTACAAT CGGGACATAGtctcttcttatttagatAGTGGAAGACCTGTAGATGAACAAGGTGTTGAAGATGCATTTGAGCTTCTTCATGAAATGAATGAACGTGTCAGGACTGGTTTATGGGTTGGGGATTGTTTCATTTACAACAACTCCGCCTGGAGGCTTAATTACTGTGTTGGTGGCGAG GTAACCACAATGTTCCATTTAGACCGACCAATGTACTTGTTGGGTTATCTTGCCAATCAAAGTCGGGTGTATCTGATAGACAAAGAGTTCAA TGTGATAGGGTACACACTACTTCTGAGTTTGATCGAATATAAGACTCTTGTGATGCGTGGAGACCTTGAAAGGGCGAATGAAGTTTTACCTTCAATTCCTAAAGAGCATCATAACAG CGTGGCTCGTTTCTTGGAATCACGGGGTATGATAGAGGAAGCACTTGAAGTGGCCACAGATCCTGATTACAGATTTGAGCTAGCCATACAGCTTGGTAGATTAGAAATTGCAAAG GAAATTGCCACAGAGGTGCAAAGTGAGTCTAAATGGAAGCAGTTAGGTGAATTAGCTATGTCTACTGGAAAG TTAGACATGGCCGAGGAATGTTTAAAGCATGCCATGGACCTGAGTGGTTTATTACTGCTCTATTCTTCTCTTGGGGATGCTGAAGGAATAGCAAAACTCGCAACCCTTGCTAAAGAACAAGGGAAGAACAATGTTGCATTCCTTTGTTTATTCATGTTGGGTCGATTGGAAGAGTGCCTTGAGTTGCTGGTTGCAAG CAACCGGATACCTGAAGCTGCTTTGATGGCTCGATCTTATCTTCCAGGCAAGGTCTCAGAGATAGTAGCTATTTGGAGAAAAGACCTGAGCAAG GTTAATCCAAAAGCTGCTGAGTCTTTGGCTGATCCTGAAGAGTATCCTAATTTGTTTGACGATTGGCAAGTTGCTCTTTCTGTTGAATCTAGAGCTGCAGAGAAAAG ggGTGTTTATCCTCCTGCAGAGGAGTATGTAAACCATGTTGATAAAGCACACATCACCCTTGTGGAGGCTTTCCGGAACCTGCAAGTGGATGAGGAGGAACCTCTTGAAAATGGGGAAGCAAATCATGAG GTTTCTGAACAGAACGGTGAACAGAACGGGGAACAAACTGCCGAGGAACAGACTGCCGAGGAACAGTATGGAGAAGAAGGGAGCCAGGAGGAGGCTGTTGTGGTGGATGCTGATTCTACGGATGGTGCTGTACTCATTAATG TGCTTACACCACGTCACTAG
- the LOC18784083 gene encoding coatomer subunit beta'-2 isoform X1, whose translation MPLRLEIKRKLAQRSERVKSVDLHPTEPWILASLYSGTVCIWNYQTQTMAKSFEVTELPVRSAKFIARKQWVVAGADDMFIRVYNYNTMDKVKVFEAHTDYIRCVAVHPTLPYVLSSSDDMLIKLWDWDKGWVCTQIFEGHSHYVMQVTFNPKDTNTFASASLDRTIKIWNLGSPDPNFTLDAHQKGVNCVDYFTGGDKPYLITGSDDHTAKVWDYQTKSCVQTLDGHTHNVSAVCFHPELPIIITGSEDGTVRIWHSTTYRLENTLNYGLERVWAIGYMKSSRRVVIGYDEGTIMVKLGREVPVASMDNSGKIIWAKHNEIQTVNIKSVGADFEVTDGERLPLAVKELGTCDLYPQSLKHNPNGRFVVVCGDGEYIIYTALAWRNRSFGSALEFAWSSDGEYAVRESTSKIKIFTKNFQEKRSIRPTFSAEHIHGGTLLAMCSNDFICFYDWAECRLIRRIDVNVKNLYWADSGDLVAIASDTSFYILKYNRDIVSSYLDSGRPVDEQGVEDAFELLHEMNERVRTGLWVGDCFIYNNSAWRLNYCVGGEVTTMFHLDRPMYLLGYLANQSRVYLIDKEFNVIGYTLLLSLIEYKTLVMRGDLERANEVLPSIPKEHHNSVARFLESRGMIEEALEVATDPDYRFELAIQLGRLEIAKEIATEVQSESKWKQLGELAMSTGKLDMAEECLKHAMDLSGLLLLYSSLGDAEGIAKLATLAKEQGKNNVAFLCLFMLGRLEECLELLVASNRIPEAALMARSYLPGKVSEIVAIWRKDLSKVNPKAAESLADPEEYPNLFDDWQVALSVESRAAEKRGVYPPAEEYVNHVDKAHITLVEAFRNLQVDEEEPLENGEANHEVSEQNGEQNGEQTAEEQTAEEQYGEEGSQEEAVVVDADSTDGAVLINGNEADEEWVLTPRH comes from the exons ATG CCTCTCAGACTGGAAATCAAG AGAAAACTTGCTCAAAGATCAGAGAGAGTAAAATCTGTGGATCTACATCCAACAGAGCCATG GATTTTGGCGAGTTTATATTCAGGAACTGTGTGTATTTGGAACTACCAGACACAG ACCATGGCTAAATCTTTTGAGGTCACAGAGTTACCAG TTAGGTCAGCCAAATTTATCGCACGCAAGCAATGGGTTGTTGCTGGAGCTGATGACATGTTCATTCGTGTATACAATTACAATACAATGGATAAAGTTAAAGTATTTGAGGCACATACAGACTACATTAGGTGTGTTGCTGTCCATCCAACACTCCCATATGTGCTATCATCATCTGATGATATGCTTATCAAGCTCTGGGATTGGGACAAGGGTTGGGTTTGCACGCAGATATTTGAAGGACATTCCCATTATGTCATGCAAGTGACATTTAATCCAAAAGATACCAACACATTCGCAAGTGCATCTCTTGATCGCACCATAAAG ATTTGGAATCTAGGTTCCCCAGACCCAAATTTTACATTGGATGCCCATCAGAAAGGAGTAAATTGTGTTGATTACTTTACGGGTGGTGATAAGCCTTATCTAATTACTGGTTCTGATGATCACACTGCTAAG GTGTGGGACTATCAAACCAAAAGTTGTGTCCAGACACTTGACGGCCATACACACAATGTTTCTGCTGTATGTTTTCATCCTGAACTTCCTATAATAATAACAGGGTCTGAGGATGGAACAGTTCGAATATGGCATTCAACTACTTACAG GCTTGAGAACACATTGAATTATGGGCTTGAAAGAGTTTGGGCTATTGGATACATGAAGAGTTCAAGGCG GGTTGTAATTGGGTACGATGAAGGAACCATTATGGTAAAACTTGGGCGTGAAGTACCTGTTGCAAGTATGGACAATAGTGGAAAGATCATTTGGGCTAAGCATAATGAAATTCAAACCGTGAACATTAAGAGTGTGGGAGCTGATTTTGAG GTTACTGATGGAGAGAGATTGCCTTTGGCCGTTAAGGAGTTGGGTACATGTGATCTTTACCCTCAG AGCTTAAAGCATAATCCCAATGGgaggtttgttgttgtttgtggAGATGGAGAGTACATTATATATACTGCTTTGGCCTGGAGAAATCGGTCATTTGGTTCTGCTTTGGAATTTGCTTGGTCATCTGATGGAGAATATGCTGTTAGAGAGAGCACATCTAAGATTAAGATTTTCACCAAAAACTTCcag GAGAAGAGGAGTATTCGACCTACATTTTCGGCTGAACATATTCATGGGGGAACTTTATTGGCGATGTGCTCAAATGATTTCATATGTTTTTATGATTGGGCTGAATGCAGGTTGATTCGGCGAATTGATGTAAATGTGAAA AATCTCTATTGGGCTGATAGTGGTGATTTAGTGGCTATTGCCAGTGACACCTCGTTCTATATTCTGAAGTACAAT CGGGACATAGtctcttcttatttagatAGTGGAAGACCTGTAGATGAACAAGGTGTTGAAGATGCATTTGAGCTTCTTCATGAAATGAATGAACGTGTCAGGACTGGTTTATGGGTTGGGGATTGTTTCATTTACAACAACTCCGCCTGGAGGCTTAATTACTGTGTTGGTGGCGAG GTAACCACAATGTTCCATTTAGACCGACCAATGTACTTGTTGGGTTATCTTGCCAATCAAAGTCGGGTGTATCTGATAGACAAAGAGTTCAA TGTGATAGGGTACACACTACTTCTGAGTTTGATCGAATATAAGACTCTTGTGATGCGTGGAGACCTTGAAAGGGCGAATGAAGTTTTACCTTCAATTCCTAAAGAGCATCATAACAG CGTGGCTCGTTTCTTGGAATCACGGGGTATGATAGAGGAAGCACTTGAAGTGGCCACAGATCCTGATTACAGATTTGAGCTAGCCATACAGCTTGGTAGATTAGAAATTGCAAAG GAAATTGCCACAGAGGTGCAAAGTGAGTCTAAATGGAAGCAGTTAGGTGAATTAGCTATGTCTACTGGAAAG TTAGACATGGCCGAGGAATGTTTAAAGCATGCCATGGACCTGAGTGGTTTATTACTGCTCTATTCTTCTCTTGGGGATGCTGAAGGAATAGCAAAACTCGCAACCCTTGCTAAAGAACAAGGGAAGAACAATGTTGCATTCCTTTGTTTATTCATGTTGGGTCGATTGGAAGAGTGCCTTGAGTTGCTGGTTGCAAG CAACCGGATACCTGAAGCTGCTTTGATGGCTCGATCTTATCTTCCAGGCAAGGTCTCAGAGATAGTAGCTATTTGGAGAAAAGACCTGAGCAAG GTTAATCCAAAAGCTGCTGAGTCTTTGGCTGATCCTGAAGAGTATCCTAATTTGTTTGACGATTGGCAAGTTGCTCTTTCTGTTGAATCTAGAGCTGCAGAGAAAAG ggGTGTTTATCCTCCTGCAGAGGAGTATGTAAACCATGTTGATAAAGCACACATCACCCTTGTGGAGGCTTTCCGGAACCTGCAAGTGGATGAGGAGGAACCTCTTGAAAATGGGGAAGCAAATCATGAG GTTTCTGAACAGAACGGTGAACAGAACGGGGAACAAACTGCCGAGGAACAGACTGCCGAGGAACAGTATGGAGAAGAAGGGAGCCAGGAGGAGGCTGTTGTGGTGGATGCTGATTCTACGGATGGTGCTGTACTCATTAATGGTAACGAGGCTGACGAAGAGTGGG TGCTTACACCACGTCACTAG